A portion of the Manihot esculenta cultivar AM560-2 chromosome 2, M.esculenta_v8, whole genome shotgun sequence genome contains these proteins:
- the LOC110604530 gene encoding ferroptosis suppressor protein 1, which produces MDRQNDSSGGKRRLVVVGGGIAGSLLAESLQFDADVTLIDPKEYFEITWASLRAMVEPSFGKRSVINHKDYLRNGRIIASKAINITDTDVLTADGGIFPFDYLVIATGHVESVPKTRAERLAEYEAENEKIKSAHSMLIVGGGPTGVELAGEIAVDFPEKKVTLVHSGSRLMEFIGPKAANKALKWLRSKNVDVKLEQRVDLNSVPELDDNGTRIYHSSGGETIKADCHFLCIGKPLGSAWLKGTVLENNLDNQGCLVVDEHLRVKGQKNIFAIGDITNIPEMKQGYLAQSHAEVAAKNLKLLMAEGKASKMAIYKPNSSRIAIVSLGRRDAVAQFPLITISGLIPGMIKSRDLFVGKTRKQRGLDPDDA; this is translated from the exons ATGGACCGGCAGAACGATTCATCTGGTGGGAAGAGGAGATTGGTGGTGGTAGGAGGTGGAATTGCAGGTTCTCTGCTTGCCGAATCCCTTCAATTTGACGCTGATGTCACCCTCATTGATCC GAAGGAGTACTTTGAAATCACATGGGCAAGCTTGAGAGCAATGGTGGAGCCATCTTTTGGGAAGAGATCAGTAATAAATCATAAAGATTACTTGAGAAATGGCCGCATTATTGCATCGAAGGCAATCAACATTACTGATACAGATGTATTGACTGCTGATGGTGGTATATTTCCCTTTGACTATCTTGTCATTGCTACTGGCCATGTAGAATCTGTCCCAAAGACTAGGGCTGAGAGACTTGCTGAGTACGAAGCAG AAAATGAAAAGATCAAGTCTGCTCATTCCATGTTAATTGTTGGAGGAGGTCCTACTGGTGTTGAACTTGCAGGAGAAATTGCTGTTGATTTCCCAGAAAAGAAGGTTACTCTGGTGCATAGTGGATCAAGGTTGATGGAATTTATTGGACCAAAAGCTGCTAATAAGGCATTAAAATGGTTAAGGTCAAAGAATGTTGATGTTAAATTAGAGCAAAGGGTTGATTTAAATTCTGTTCCAGAATTGGATGACAATGGTACCAGAATTTACCATTCTTCAGGCGGTGAAACTATCAAGGCAGATTGCCATTTCCTATGTATAGGGAAACCACTGGGCTCAGCATGGCTTAAGGGTACTGTTTTGGAGAACAACTTGGATAATCAAGGATGCTTGGTGGTTGATGAGCACTTGAGAGTCAAAggtcaaaaaaatatatttgcaATTGGAGATATCACTAATATTCCA GAAATGAAACAAGGATATTTGGCACAAAGCCATGCTGAGGTGGCTGCTAAGAACTTGAAGTTATTGATGGCTGAGGGAAAAGCAAGCAAAATGGCCATCTACAAGCCAAACTCTTCAAGAATAGCAATTGTTTCACTGGGGAGGAGAGATGCTGTTGCACAATTTCCATTGATTACCATCAGTGGGCTTATTCCAGGAATGATAAAATCTAGGGACTTATTTGTAGGGAAAACAAGAAAGCAAAGGGGCCTAGACCCTGATGACGCATGA
- the LOC110609238 gene encoding probable sucrose-phosphate synthase 4 produces the protein MAANDWINGYLEAILDVGSSLRKRNEGKLNVVKFEDSKEKEDKSFSPTKYFVEEVINSFDESDLHRTWVKVIATRNTRERSNRLENMCWRIWHLAREKKKIAWDDAQRLARRQLELEQGRNDAADDLSELSEGEKEKGDANFSEPVKHFSRINSDMQIWSDDEKPRHLYIVLISIHGLVRGENMELGRDSDTGGQVKYVVELARALATTKGVYRVDLLTRQISSPDVDFSYGEPIEMLSCPPDGCGSCGAYIVRIPCGPRDKYIPKESLWPYIPEFVDGALSHIMNMAKALGEQVNGGKPTWPYVIHGHYADAGEVASHLSGALNVPMVLTGHSLGRNKFEQLLKQGRLSREDINATYKIMRRIEAEELGLDASEMVVTSTKQEIEEQWGLYDGFDLQLERKLRVRRRRGVSCMGRHMARMVVIPPGMDFSYVTTQDSLEGDLKSLIGSDRTQTKRNLPPIWSEIMRFFTNPHKPTILALSRPDPKKNVTTLLKAFGECQRLRELANLTLILGNRDDIEEMSNSSSVVLTAVLKLIDKYDLYGQVAYPKHHKQTEVPDIYRLAAKTKGVFINPALVEPFGLTLIEAAAYGLPVVATKNGGPVDILKALNNGLLVDPHDQKAIADALLKLVADKNLWTECRKNGLKNIHRFSWPEHCRNYLSHIEHCRNRHPTSRLEITSIPEEPMSDSLKDVEDLSLRFSIEGENKFNGELDAATRQKKLIEAISQATSSNGNASVTYSPGRRQMLFVIAVDCYDCNGKSTEAFQEITKNVMKAAGLCVGLGKIGFILLTGSSLQETMEALRCCPVNIEDFDAIICNSGSEMYYPWRDMVADLDYEAHVDHRWPGENVRSVAIRLAKIEDGAEDDVLEYFQACGSRCYSYIIKPGAKTRKVDDIRQRLRMRGFRCNLVYTRAASRLNVIPLFASRKQALRYLSVKWGIELSKMFVFVGERGDTDYEELLTGLHKTLIIRGSVEYERENFLHNEDSFKREDIVPQESSNLRFVEGNYEVHDISAALETLLFK, from the exons ATGGCAGCAAATGATTGGATAAACGGGTACTTGGAAGCTATTTTAGATGTGGGAAGTAGTCTAAGGAAAAGAAATGAAGGCAAGTTGAATGTTGTTAAGTTTGAAGACAGCAAGGAAAAGGAAGACAAGTCTTTTAGTCCAACTAAGTACTTTGTGGAAGAAGTTATCAATAGCTTTGATGAGTCTGATCTTCACAGGACATGGGTCAAG GTGATAGCAACAAGGAATACTCGTGAACGGAGTAACAGGCTTGAGAATATGTGCTGGAGAATTTGGCATCTTGCCCGTGAAAAGAAAAAG ATAGCATGGGATGATGCACAAAGGCTTGCCAGAAGACAGTTGGAGCTAGAGCAAGGGCGTAATGATGCTGCAGACGATCTTTCTGAGCTATCCGAGGGAGAGAAGGAAAAGGGTGATGCCAACTTCTCAGAACCTGTCAAGCATTTCAGCAGAATTAACTCAGATATGCAAATATGGTCTGATGATGAAAAGCCTAGGCACCTGTACATTGTGCTAATCAG TATACATGGTCTGGTGCGTGGAGAAAATATGGAACTTGGAAGAGATTCTGATACAGGTGGTCAG GTAAAATATGTTGTTGAACTTGCTCGAGCTCTAGCAACTACAAAAGGAGTCTATCGAGTGGATCTCTTGACCAGACAAATAAGTTCCCCTGATGTGGACTTTAGCTATGGTGAACCCATTGAGATGCTGTCATGCCCACCCGATGGCTGTGGAAGTTGTGGAGCTTACATTGTCCGCATTCCTTGCGGTCCCCGTGACAA GTACATACCAAAAGAATCACTCTGGCCTTACATACCCGAGTTTGTTGATGGGGCTTTAAGCCATATTATGAACATGGCTAAAGCTCTAGGGGAACAAGTTAATGGGGGAAAGCCTACTTGGCCATATGTAATTCACGGCCACTATGCTGATGCTGGGGAGGTGGCGTCACATTTGTCCGGGGCCTTGAATGTGCCCATGGTGCTAACAGGACACTCTCTGGGGAGGAACAAGTTTGAGCAATTACTTAAACAAGGAAGGCTTTCTAGGGAAGACATTAATGCAACCTACAAGATAATGAGAAGGATTGAAGCAGAAGAGTTGGGGTTGGATGCATCTGAGATGGTGGTGACCAGCACAAAGCAAGAGATTGAAGAGCAATGGGGCTTGTATGATGGGTTTGATCTGCAGTTGGAAAGAAAGCTTAGGGTTAGGAGGCGCCGAGGAGTAAGTTGCATGGGAAGACACATGGCGAGAATGGTG GTTATACCTCCTGGCATGGACTTCAGCTATGTAACAACACAAGATTCATTGGAAGGTGATCTCAAGTCATTAATTGGCTCTGACAGAACTCAAACTAAAAGGAATCTGCCTCCAATATGGTCCGAG ATAATGCGCTTTTTCACAAACCCTCATAAGCCTACTATACTTGCATTGTCCCGTCCTGACCCAAAGAAAAATGTCACCACATTACTCAAGGCTTTTGGGGAGTGCCAGCGCCTCCGAGAGCTAGCCAATCTG ACTCTAATACTTGGTAACAGAGACGACATTGAAGAGATGTCTAACAGTAGCTCAGTTGTTCTCACAGCTGTGCTCAAGCTCATTGACAAGTACGATTTGTATGGTCAAGTTGCTTACCCCAAGCATCACAAGCAAACTGAAGTTCCTGATATTTATCGTCTGGCTGCAAAAACAAAG GGAGTTTTTATTAATCCTGCTCTGGTGGAACCATTTGGTCTCACACTTATAGAG GCGGCTGCTTATGGTTTACCTGTTGTTGCTACCAAAAATGGTGGACCGGTGGACATTTTGAAG GCTCTTAACAATGGCCTATTAGTAGACCCTCACGATCAAAAAGCAATAGCTGATGCACTTCTAAAGCTTGTTGCTGACAAAAACCTCTGGACAGAATGCCGAAAAAATGGCTTGAAAAACATTCACCGCTTTTCTTGGCCAGAACATTGTCGTAACTACCTCTCCCACATTGAACACTGCAGGAACCGCCATCCAACAAGCCGTCTTGAGATCACATCAATCCCTGAAGAGCCAATGAGTGACTCTCTAAAGGATGTGGAAGACCTGTCTTTGAGATTCTCTATAGAAGGAGAAAACAAATTTAACGGAGAGCTAGATGCAGCAACTAGACAAAAGAAACTAATTGAAGCCATTAGCCAAGCAACTTCATCCAATGGTAATGCAAGTGTTACTTATAGTCCAGGTAGGAGGCAGATGCTATTCGTGATAGCTGTTGATTGTTATGACTGTAACGGAAAAAGCACAGAGGCCTTCCAAGAAATTACCAAAAATGTGATGAAAGCTGCAGGATTATGCGTAGGATTAGGCAAAATAGGTTTTATACTGTTAACTGGCTCAAGTTTACAAGAGACAATGGAAGCTTTAAGATGTTGCCCTGTGAATATAGAAGACTTTGATGCAATAATATGTAATAGTGGAAGTGAGATGTACTATCCATGGAGGGACATGGTGGCTGATTTGGACTATGAAGCCCATGTGGATCACAGGTGGCCTGGTGAAAATGTTAGGTCTGTGGCAATTAGGCTAGCAAAGATAGAAGATGGGGCTGAAgatgatgttcttgaatattttCAGGCATGTGGTTCTAGGTGCTATTCTTACATCATCAAACCAGGAGCCAAG aCTCGAAAGGTTGATGACATCCGACAAAGGCTGCGAATGAGAGGCTTCCGATGCAACCTTGTCTACACACGTGCAGCATCAAGGTTGAATGTGATCCCATTATTTGCATCAAGGAAACAAGCCTTAAG GTATCTTTCAGTTAAGTGGGGAATTGAGCTTTCCAAAATGTTTGTCTTTGTTGGAGAAAGAGGAGATACGGATTATGAAGAACTACTGACTGGCCTTCATAAGACCCTTATCATAAGAGGCTCTGTGGAGTACGAAAGGGAGAACTTTCTTCACAATGAAGATAGTTTTAAAAGAGAAGATATTGTCCCACAAGAAAGCTCTAACCTACGCTTTGTGGAGGGAAATTATGAAGTTCATGACATCTCAGCAGCTTTAGAGACTCTATTGTTCAAATGA